A part of Paenarthrobacter sp. A20 genomic DNA contains:
- a CDS encoding class I SAM-dependent methyltransferase, producing the protein MRDFETLVQEAVEADVNGWGFSWLDGRATEERPPWGFATLLAGRLATVRSALDLDTGGGEVLSEAARFPERMAATEGWPPNAQRARDRLGPRGVDIVETTDGSGLPFPDESFELVSARHPVSPDWEEIRRVLIPGGHYFAQHVGPASAFELIEHFLGPLPEQRKGRDSVAEAAAAEAAGLTVTDLRTARCRMEFFDVGAVVWILRKCVWWVPDFSAERYLGKLRELDGQMRAGNPFIAHSTRHLMEARR; encoded by the coding sequence ATGCGCGATTTTGAGACCTTGGTCCAGGAGGCTGTTGAAGCCGACGTCAACGGCTGGGGATTCAGCTGGTTGGACGGGCGCGCTACCGAAGAACGGCCGCCGTGGGGATTCGCGACGCTTCTGGCGGGCCGTCTTGCCACCGTCCGGAGTGCCCTTGATCTGGACACCGGCGGTGGGGAGGTGCTCTCGGAGGCCGCGAGGTTCCCCGAACGCATGGCTGCAACCGAGGGATGGCCACCCAACGCCCAGCGGGCCCGGGACCGGCTTGGCCCCCGCGGGGTGGACATTGTTGAGACAACTGACGGTTCGGGCTTGCCCTTCCCCGACGAGTCCTTCGAGCTTGTGAGTGCGCGGCACCCTGTCAGCCCCGACTGGGAGGAAATCCGCAGGGTGCTGATACCTGGTGGCCACTATTTCGCCCAGCACGTTGGCCCGGCGTCGGCCTTCGAACTGATTGAGCACTTCCTCGGTCCGCTGCCTGAACAGAGGAAGGGCCGTGACTCCGTGGCCGAGGCAGCGGCCGCCGAAGCAGCTGGGCTCACTGTCACGGACCTCCGCACAGCCCGGTGCCGGATGGAGTTCTTCGATGTGGGCGCAGTGGTGTGGATCCTGCGCAAATGTGTGTGGTGGGTCCCCGACTTCTCAGCAGAACGCTACCTGGGCAAGCTCAGGGAGCTGGATGGGCAGATGCGGGCGGGAAACCCCTTCATCGCCCACTCGACCCGGCACCTGATGGAGGCGCGGCGATAG
- a CDS encoding DUF4287 domain-containing protein: MSFQAYLDAIEDKTGLTPRQLVDIADTKGFKDPSVKAGAILEWLKADYDLGRGHGMALVHVIKNGPKIDSKHVGSDGAHRDESDMLWLDGKASKPNP; the protein is encoded by the coding sequence ATGTCGTTTCAGGCTTACCTCGATGCCATTGAAGACAAGACTGGGCTCACCCCGCGGCAGCTGGTCGACATTGCGGACACCAAGGGCTTCAAGGACCCCTCCGTCAAAGCGGGAGCGATTCTTGAATGGCTCAAGGCCGACTATGACCTTGGCCGCGGCCATGGAATGGCGCTGGTGCATGTCATCAAGAACGGCCCAAAGATCGACAGCAAGCACGTTGGATCCGACGGAGCTCACCGGGACGAGTCGGACATGCTCTGGCTGGACGGCAAGGCCAGCAAGCCAAACCCGTAA
- a CDS encoding diacylglycerol kinase family protein, with the protein MDSARTFESIVIIFNPNSTGDAPELAQQLQDRLKELLTYQPEITLQPTEHAGHAVDLARDAAAKGGDVLVVSVSGDGGYNEVVNGVMQAENPRAVAAVLAAGNANDHSRIIGTKPLEEAIAEGHVHNIDLLRIHTGQKENEPFEYAHSYIGFGLTPVVATELEKGSKGALKEMVTVIKTFSEFQPFAIRQSDGKRRKFDSLVFANINEMAKYATLSEAEQHPSDGKFEVIVFPHMPKWRVLLTALKATTQGLGDQPSVSSYEFTTLKPLPYQMDGEVKTVEADVKVTVECAPQALATLG; encoded by the coding sequence GTGGATTCTGCCCGGACCTTTGAGTCGATCGTCATTATCTTCAACCCCAACAGCACAGGTGATGCGCCTGAGCTGGCGCAGCAGTTGCAGGACCGGTTGAAGGAACTCCTCACGTACCAGCCCGAAATCACCCTTCAACCAACGGAACATGCCGGCCACGCCGTCGATCTGGCGCGGGATGCCGCTGCCAAGGGCGGCGATGTCCTTGTGGTCTCGGTGAGCGGCGATGGCGGCTACAACGAGGTGGTCAATGGTGTGATGCAAGCCGAAAACCCGAGGGCCGTAGCGGCAGTACTGGCCGCGGGAAATGCCAACGACCACAGCCGGATTATCGGCACCAAACCCTTGGAAGAGGCCATTGCAGAGGGCCACGTTCACAACATTGACCTTCTCCGTATCCATACCGGCCAAAAGGAGAATGAACCCTTCGAATATGCGCATTCGTATATAGGATTCGGACTCACCCCCGTTGTAGCAACTGAACTGGAAAAGGGGAGCAAGGGGGCCTTGAAGGAGATGGTCACCGTCATCAAGACCTTCTCCGAGTTCCAGCCCTTCGCCATTCGCCAATCTGACGGGAAGCGCCGCAAATTCGACAGCCTTGTCTTCGCCAATATCAATGAGATGGCCAAGTACGCCACGTTGAGTGAAGCAGAGCAGCACCCGTCCGATGGGAAGTTTGAAGTCATCGTCTTCCCGCACATGCCCAAATGGCGTGTTCTGTTGACTGCCCTCAAGGCCACGACGCAGGGGTTGGGTGATCAGCCGAGTGTGAGCAGCTACGAATTCACCACGCTTAAGCCGTTGCCGTACCAAATGGACGGCGAAGTGAAGACCGTGGAGGCCGACGTCAAGGTCACGGTGGAGTGCGCTCCCCAAGCTTTGGCTACCCTCGGCTAA